Genomic segment of Umezawaea sp. Da 62-37:
GGACCCTGCCGGGCGCGCTCGACGCGGAGTACAACCCGTACGGCAGCACCTGCTACGGCCTGACCAAAGCGGCCATGACGAACTGGATGCTCGACTTCAGCGACACGTACCGCGCGCGGACCGGCGTGTTCCCCGTCATCTACACGTCGACGAGCTGGTGGAACCAGTGCGTCAACGCGGGCTTCAGCACCACCAACCCGTTGTGGGTGGCCAGGTACGCCTCGGTGGTCGGCGCGCTGCCCTACGACTGGGACGACTACACGATCTGGCAGTACTCGTCATCGCCGGTCGACCAGAACCAGTTCAACGGCGCCTACGACCGGCTGGTGGCGCTGGCGAACGGCTGACCCGGCGGTGGGGAGGCCCGTGGAAGGCCTCCCCACCGGCGGTTCTAGTCGAACAGCGCGGGAAGGGTGCCTTCCCAGGCGGTGCGGAGCTCGTCGAGCGGGAGCGCGCCGAGGTCCTGGAACTCCAGGGACCCGGACTCCGGGTCGACGACACCGACCTTGCGCCACGGCAGCTGCCGCGCGGTGCACATGTCGGTGAACCGCAGCTCCTCGCTGCGCGGCACGGCCACGAGCACGCGGCCCGCGGACTCGCTGAACAGCTGCGTGAACGCGTCCAGATCGCCGTCGAGGAACACCCGCGCACCGGTCTCGCCGATGAGGCAGGCCTCAACCAGCGCCTGGGCGAGGCCACCATCGGACAGGTCGTGCGCGGCGGACACCATTCCGTCGCGCGAACCGGCCAGCAGCACCTCGCCGAGCAGCCGCTCACGGGCCAGGTCGACCTTCGGCGGCACGCCGCCCAGGTGGCCGTGCACGTGGTGCGCCCACTCGGAGCCGCCGAACTCGTCGCGGGTGTCGCCCAGCAGCAGCAGGCTCTCGCCCGCCTCGGCGCCGATGCCGGTCGGGATGCGCCTGCGCACGTCGTCGATCACGCCCAGCACGCCGATGACCGGCGTCGGCAGGATCGCCGTGCTGCCGGTCTGGTTGTAGAAGCTGACGTTGCCGCCGGTCACCGGGATGCCCAGCTCGCGGCAGCCGTCGATGATGCCCTGGATCGCCCGCTCGAACTGCCACATCACGGCCGGGTCCTCGGGCGAGCCGAAGTTCAGGCAGTCCGACACCGCGATGGGCGTCGCGCCGCTGACCGACACGTTCCGGAAGGCCTCGGCCAGCGCGAGCTGCGCGCCCGCGTACGGGTCGAGCTTGGTGAAGCGGCCGTTGCAGTCGGTCGCCAGCGCGATGCCGCGGTTGGTCTCCTCGTCGATGCGGATCATGCCCGCGTCCGACGGCTGCGCCAGAACGGTGCCGCCGCGCACGTAGCGGTCGTACTGCTGGGTGACCCAGCGGCGCGACGACAGGTTCGGCGAGGCGGCCATCGTGACGACGGTCTTGAGGATGTCCGCGGCCTCGGTCGGCCGGGCCAGCGACTCGGGGCCGTTGGCGATCAGCGCGTCCTGGTCCGCCGGGCGCTCGATCGGCCGGTTGTACACCGGGCCCTCGTGCGCCACGGTGCGCGGCGGGACGTCCACGACGACCTCGTCGTTCCACGTGATCACCAGGCGGTCGCCCTCGGTGACCTCGCCGATCTCGGAGGCGATGACGTCCCACTTCTCGCAGACGGCCATGAACGCGTCGACGTTCTCCGGCGCGACGACCGCGCACATGCGTTCCTGCGACTCGCTCGACAGGATCTCGGCGGGCGTCATGCCGGTCGCCCGCAGCGGGACCCGCTCCAGGTACACGTGCATGCCGCCGTCACCGGCGCTGGCCAGTTCCGAGGTGGCGCAGGACAGGCCCGCGCCGCCGAGGTCCTGGATGCCGACCACGATGCCCTCCTGGAACAGCTCCAGGCAGCACTCGATCAGCACCTTCTCGGTGAACGGGTCGCCGACCTGCACGGCGGGCAGCTTCTTGCGCTTGCCGCTGCCGTCGTCGCCCGCGAACGTGTCGCTGGCGAGGACGGACACGCCGCCGATGCCGTCCAGCCCGGTGCGCGCACCGAACAGGATGATCTTGTTGCCCGCGCCCGACGCGTGCGCCAGGTGCAGGTCCTCGGTGCGCAGCACGCCGACGCACAGGGCGTTGACCAGCGGGTTGCCCGCGTACGACTCGTCGAACACGACCTCGCCGCCGATGTTCGGCAGGCCGAGGCAGTTGCCGTAGCCGCCGACACCCGCGACGACACCGGGCAGCACCCGACGCGTGTCCGGGGCGTCCGCCTTGCCGAAGCGCAGCGAGTCCATGACCGCCAGCGGCCGCGCGCCCATCGCGATGATGTCGCGCACGATGCCGCCGACACCCGTCGCCGCGCCCTGGTAGGGCTCGACGTAGGACGGGTGGTTGTGCGACTCGACCTTGAACGTGATGGCCCAGCCGTCGCCGATGTCCACGACGCCGGCGTTCTCGCCGATACCCGCGAGCATCTTCGAGCGCATCTCGTCGGTCAGCGACTCGTCGAACTTGCGCAGGAACACCTTGGAGGACTTGTAGGAGCAGTGCTCGCTCCACATGATCGAGTACATCGCCAGCTCGGCGTCCGTCGGCCTGCGGCCGAGGATCTCGCGGATGCGGGAGTACTCGTCGTCCTTCAGGCCCAGTTCCCGGAACGGCTGCTCCTGGTCGGGCGTGGTCTCCGCGTTCTTGACTGAATCGATCTGGATGCTCACTGAGTCTTCACCGCCTCCGCTGAGATACGCACGTCGGCGGGCACCACCGAGTCCATGAGGCTGAGGAACATGCCCAAGCCGTCGTCCGTGGGTCCGGTCAGCGCGTCGATCGCGTGCTCCGGGTGCGGCATGAGGCCGACGACCCGGCCGTTCGCGCTCGTGACACCGGCGATGCCGTCGCGCGACCCGTTGGGGTTGTCGCCGACGTAGCGGAACACCACGCGGCCCTCACCCTCCAGTTCGTCCACAGTGGACTGGCTGGCCTGGTAGCCGCCCTCGCCGGACTTGAGGGGGACGAGGATCTCGGCGCCGATCTCGTACCTGCTCGACCACGCGGTGGTGTTGTTCTCCACCTTGAGCCACTGGTCCTTGCACACGAAGTGCAGGCCGGAGTTCCGGATCAGCGCGCCGGGCAGCAGCCCGGCCTCGCACAGGATCTGGAAACCGTTGCAGATGCCCAGAACCGGCATCCCCTTGCCCGCGGCCTCGATGACCGAGTCCATCACCGGCGCGAACCGCGCGATGGCGCCGCAGCGCAGGTAGTCGCCGTAGGAGAACCCACCCGGCACGATCACCGCGTCGACGCCCTTGAGGTCCGGGTCGCCGTGCCACAGCGGCACGGCCTCGGCCTCGGCGTAGCGAGCCGCACGGGCGGCGTCCACGTCGTCCAGCGTGCCGGGGAACGTGATCACCCCAACGCGGACGCTCATGCGTCGACCCGCCGAACCACCCAGTCCTCGATGACCGGGTTCGCGAGGAAGGTCTCGGCGATCTTCTCCAGCGTGGCGTCGTCGACGGAGTCGTCGACCTCCAACTCGAAGTGCTTGCCCTGGCGGACACTGGTGATCCCCTGGAAACCCAGCCGGGGCAGCGCGTTCGCCACCGCCTGGCCTTGCGGGTCGAGGATCTCGGGCTTCGGCATGACGTCGACAACGACACGAGCCACAGCAGGCTGCTCCCTGTTGCAGAGGGCGGGGGATGCGCTTAGCCTACCTGACCTGCGCGTTCATCCTCGCCACGGGTGCGCGGGCCCACACCCCGCAGGTCACCACACCTTTGGGTGACGCAGCTTGATCGGCGTGAGCGGCGATGTATAGTTGGCTCTACCAAGGCCCCGTAGGCCGAGGAAGCGAGCGCGGTTCCCGTCCGGACGGTCGGCAGCCGCGCTTCGCGCTATCCGGACCAGGTATCGAGGTCGACCTCCCTGGCCACGAGCGGCATGGCCCGCCTCCTCCACTCCCCTCCCGCGCCATAGCACCACCCGACGACATCGGCGATCCACAGCAACTGCTCCTGGGTGCTCACCACGTGCTCGTAGATGAACGGCGACTCCGCGGAGGGCTTGCCGAGAACCGCCTTGATCGTCTGCTTGTCGTGGTGGTCGCGCACCTCACGGCTGTCCAGCACGAGGCGGATCACCCCGAGGGCCACCAGGTCGAGCACCAGCGCGACCAGGCACTTCTGCCGAGCGCGCTCCTCACCACCGGCGCAGCTGCACTGGTAGACGTGCACGACCGGACCGAACCGGACGAGACGCGACAGGATGATCTTCCGCCGGCCGGGCTCCTCCTTCTTGAAGTGCACCTCCTTCTGCCCCGGCAGCAGCAGGTCCCTGAGCAGCTTGCGCAGCTCGGCCAGGTCTCCGGGATCGATGATCGCGACCACCAGCAGGTACCGGTCGTTGCGGCGGGATTCGTCGACGAACGCGTGCAGACTCACGGTGGTCACCATCGGCGGGCGGGGACGCGTGCTGGAGGGTCACCCACTCGCATGTGCGGCATTTCGGGCGTTTTGGCCGGTGGCCAACAGCGGGGCCGCACATGAGCGGTTTCGTTGCCCTGGTCGCAAGTTCCGAAGATCACTTACGGCCACCGGGCGATCACTTTGACGTAAATCACCTGGTCGGGGTGTTCACCCTCTGCGAGACCGGTGGCGGGAACGCGAATCAGTTGTCAGTGTTGGTGGCATGCGAATCCTGGTGCTGGGTGGAACCGTCTTCCTCAGCAAGGCGGTGGCGGCGGAGTCGGTGCGGCGCGGCCACGAGGTGTTGTGTGCGGCACGCGGGACGACGGGCGCGGTGCCGGACGGGGCCGAGTTGGTCGTGGTGGACCGGGACAGACCCGGTGCGCTGGAGGTGCTGAGGGGTGAGCACTTCGACGCCGTGGTGGACGTGGCGAAGATGTCGGTGAACTGGGTGCGCGAGGCGCTGCACGTCCTGGGGGACAGCGCGCCGCACTGGACGTTCGTGTCCAGCTGCTCGGTGTACCAGGACCACTCGAAGGCTGGTCAGTCCGTCGAGTCGCCGACGCTGCCGCCGTTGGAGGACGACCCGAGCGCGCCGTTCGACGCGAACCGGTACGGGTCGGTCAAGGTGGCGAGCGAGCACGCGGTGCTGGACGCGGTGGGCGACCGGGCGTTCGTCCTGCGGGCCGGGCTGATCACCGGGCCGGGGGATCCGAGCGACCGGTTCGGCTACTGGCCCGCGCGGATGTCGCAGGGCGGGCAGGTCGCGGTGCCGGACGCGCCGGACCAGGCCGCGTCGCACGTGGACGTGCGGGACCTGGCGGCGTGGATCGTCGACTCGGCGGAGAACCGGCTGGTGGGGACGTTCGACGGGACCGGGCCGTCGGAGCCGTTGAGCTTCTTCCTCGGCGAGATCGCCGGGGCGGTGGCGCCGCAGGGCACCGAGCTGGTGCGGGTGCCGCTGGACGTGCTGGAGCGGCTGAGGATCGCGCCGTGGGCCGGGCCGCGGTCGATGCCGCTGTGGCTGACCGACTCGCACCTGGCGATGATGTTCCGCGACGCGCGCCCGGCGATGGCGGCCGGGCTGCGGGTGCGGTCGGTGGGCGACACGGCCCGCGACTCGCTGGCCTACGAGTACGAGCTCGGCATCGACCGGGTGCGGCGGGCCGGCCTGACCGCGTCCGAGGAGTACGAGCTGCTCTCCGCGCTGTGACGTGCGGTCCGGCGCGGAAGGTCGCCTTCCGCGCCGGATCCCGTCAGGAGATCCAGTCGGCGAACGACCGGCCGGAGATCCGCTCGTAGGCCTCGATGTAGCTGGCGCGGGTGGTGGCGACGACCTCGTCCGGCAGGGCCGGCGGCGGCGTGTCCGACGCGCGGTCCCAGCCGGAGGCGGGCGAGGTCAGCCAGTCGCGCACGATCTGCTTGTCGAACGACGGCTGCACGCGTCCGGGCCGGTAGGTGTCCGCGGGCCAGTAGCGGGACGAGTCCGGGGTCAGCACCTCGTCGCCGAGGACCAGCACGCCGTCCTTGTCGTGGCCGAACTCGAACTTCGTGTCGGCCAGGACGATCCCGCGCTTCCGGGCGAAGTCGCGGCCCTCGCGGTACGCGGCCAGGGTGGTGTCGCGGAGCTGGTTCGCCAGCTCGGGACCCACGTCGGCGCTGACGGCCTCGAAGCTGACGTTCTCGTCGTGCGACCCCAGCTCGGCCTTGGTCGCGGGCGTGAAGATGGGCTCCGCCAGCTCGTCCGCCTCGACTAGGCCGGGCGGCAGCTCCACGCCGCACACCGCGCCCGTGCGCCGGTAGTCCGACATCCCGGAGCCGGTCAGGTAGCCGCGGGCCACGCACTCGACCTGCACCATCTCCAGCCGCTTCACCAGCAGCGCGCGACCGCGCACCTCCGCCGGGATGCGCTCGTCGTCGTGGGCCACGAGGTGGTTCGGCACCACGTCCGCGAGCTGCTCGAACCAGAACACGCTCATCGCGGTGAGCACCCGGCCCTTGTCCGGGATCCCGGTGGACAGCACGTGGTCGTAGGCGGAGATGCGGTCGGAGGCCACGAGCAGCAGCAGCTCGTCGTCCACGGCGTGGAGCGAGCGGACCTTGCCTACGGCGACCTGCTGGTAATCGGCGAGCTTGGGCACGCCGACCAGCGTACTTCGCGCGGCACCCCCACCCGTCCGGCGGTCGCGGATGCGGACCCCCGAGTTGTTCAGACCAATCAGACTACCTCTTCGACAGACATACCCGCAGGTCACAGCCAGATTTCGGATTTCCCGGATGGCGAGCCGACTGACCGGAAACGGCCTCGGGCGGCTAGATTCCCGGCATGCGCGCTCCCGCCCTGCTCTTCGCAGCCCTGCTGCTGACCGCCTGTGCCCCGGTGGACGAGGCCACGCCCCCGTCGGGCCCCACCGCCGTCGACGGCGTCCCCTGCACCAAGGACGACCTGACGACCCTGGCCAAGGGGAAGTTCACGTTCGGCACCGACCAGCCCGTGTACCCGCCGTGGTACCAGGACGACGACCCCACCAGCGGCAAGGGCTTCGAGTCCGCCGTGGCCTACGCCGTCGCCGAGCAGCTCGGCTACGCCAAGGCCGACGTGGCCTGGGTGCGGGTGCCGTTCAACGCGGCCATCCAGCCCGGCGCCAAGACCTACGACGCGAACCTCACCGAGTTCTCGATCACCGAGGAGCGCAAGCAGGCGGTGGACTTCTCGGCGCCGTACTACACCGTCGCCCAGGCCGTCATCGCGCTGAAGACCGCGCCGGTCGCGAGCGCGAAGTCGGTGGAGGAGCTGCGGAAGGCCAAGATCGGCGCCCAGGTCGGCACGACCAGCTTCACCGCCGCCAAGCGGCTGGTCGCCGAGCAGGACATCGCGGTGTACAACACGAACGACGACGCCAAGGCCGCGTTGCGCGCCGGGCAGGTCGAGGCGCTCGTGGTGGACCTGCCGACGGCGTTCTTCATCACCTCCGCCGAGATGGAGGACGCGGCGATCGTCGGCCAGATCCCGGCCGGTGACGGCAAGCCCGAGCAGTTCGGCATCGTGCTGGACAAGGGCAGCAAGCTCACCGGCTGCGTGTCCACGGCCGTCGAGGCGCTGCGCTCGCGCGGCAGGCTGGCCGAGATCGAGACGCAGTGGCTGACGACCGAGGGCAAGGCCCCCGAGCTCAAGTGATCAGCGACCTCCAGCGGGAACGCCTGGCGTACAGGCGTTCCCGCTCCCGTCGGTCCACCGCGGTGGCGCTGGTGTCCACGGTGGTCTTCGCCGCGGTGCTGTGGTTCTCGGTGACCAGCGCGCCGGGCTGGCCGCGGGTGCGGCTGTCGTTCTTCAGCCTCGCGACGGCGTGGCGGACGCTGCCCGCGATCCTGGACGGGCTGTGGCTCAACATCCGGGTGCTGGTGGTCGCCGAGGTCCTGATCCTGGTGCTGGCGCTGGGGATAGCGGCGCTGCGGACGTTGCGCGGCCCGGTGTGGTTCCCGCTGCGGGCGCTCGCGACCGGGTACGTGGACCTGTTCCGCGGGCTGCCGCTGATCATCTGCCTGTACCTGGTCGGCTTCGGCCTGCCCGGCCTGCGGCTCAGCGGCGTCCCCAACGACCCGGTGCTGCTCGGCGGCTTCGCGCTGGTGCTCGTCTACTCCGCCTACGTGGCCGAGGTGTTCCGAGCGGGCATCGAGTCGATCCACCCGTCGCAACTGGCCGCCGCTCGGTCGCTCGGCCTGAACCACCGCAAGACCATGCGGCTGGTCGTGCTGCCGCAGGCGATCCGCCGGGTGCTCCCCGCGCTGCTCAACGACTTCGTCGCGCTGCAGAAGGACTGCGGCCTGATCTCGGTGCTCGGCGCGGTCGACGCCGTGCGGGCCGCGCAGATCGAGTCGGCGGGGGCGTACAACTTCACGCCGTACGTCGTGGCCGGGTTGCTGTTCGTGCTGCTGGCCGTGCCGTCCGGCCGGTTGGCGGACTGGGTGTCGCGGCGTGCCGCGCGCAGGCAGGGGGCGTGATGGGCGAGCCGGTGTTGAGCGTGCGCGGGCTGGTGAAGCAGTACGGGACGACCACCGTCCTGGACGGCGTCGACCTCGACGTGCACGAGCACGAGGTCGTGGTGCTGATCGGCTCGTCCGGTTCCGGCAAGTCCACGCTGCTGCGCTGCGCGAACCTGCTGGAGGAGATCGACGACGGCCGGGTGCTGCTCGACGGCGAGGACGTGTCCGATCCCCGCGTGGACGCCGACCGGGCGCGGCGGGCGATGGGGATCGTGTTCCAGGCGTTCAACCTGTTCCCGCACATGTCCGTGCTGGACAACGTGACGCTGGCGCCCCGCGTCGTGCACGGCGTGCCGCGCGACGTCGCGGACGACCGCGCCCGCGACCTGCTTTCCCGCGTCGGCCTGGCGGACAGGGCGGGCTCGTACCCCGACCGGCTCTCCGGCGGGCAGCAGCAGCGGGTCGCCATCGCGCGGGCGCTGGCCTACGACCCGCGACTGCTCCTGTTCGACGAGATCACCAGCGCGCTCGACCCCGAACTGGTCGGCGAGGTGCTGGCGCTGGTGCGCGAACTGGCCGGTCAGGGCCGCACGATCCTCATGGCGACGCACGAGATGGGGTTCGCCAAGCAGGTCGCCGACCGCGTCTGCTTCCTCGACGGCGGCAAGCTCATCGAGTCCGGCCCGCCCGACCAGGTGCTCGGCGACCCGGCCCACGAGCGCACCCGGCGCTTCCTGCGCCGCATCATCGACGCGGGGCGCCTGTAGCCCGTTCAGGGGTTCAGCTTGCGGCCATCCGCACCTATGGTGCATGACGTGCCGTTCCGGAAGAACGCCGTCTGGTCCACAGCAGCAGCCGTGGGCGCAGGCCTGGTCGTGCTGCTCGTCGCGACGAGCTGCGGCGCCCCAGACGCCGCCCCGAAACCCCCACCACCGCTGCCGAGCATCTCCGCGTCCCCGCGGCCCGGCACGTCCCCCTCGGCGCCGGTCCCGTCGAACAACCCCATCTCCGTCAAACCGGTCCCGCCCGCGGAACCGGTCGTCGTGCCGCCCACCGAACTCCCACCACCTCCCCCACCTGCCGAAACCCTCCCGCCCGCGCCGCCACCGGCTCCTCCGGTTGATCCGGTGGCACCGCCGGAGGACCCGCAGAACGGGCCGATCGTGGTGCAGGGGGCGACGTGCGCGATCGACGGCGCGCTGGCGATCAACCGGCGGTTGAGGC
This window contains:
- the purL gene encoding phosphoribosylformylglycinamidine synthase subunit PurL — translated: MQIDSVKNAETTPDQEQPFRELGLKDDEYSRIREILGRRPTDAELAMYSIMWSEHCSYKSSKVFLRKFDESLTDEMRSKMLAGIGENAGVVDIGDGWAITFKVESHNHPSYVEPYQGAATGVGGIVRDIIAMGARPLAVMDSLRFGKADAPDTRRVLPGVVAGVGGYGNCLGLPNIGGEVVFDESYAGNPLVNALCVGVLRTEDLHLAHASGAGNKIILFGARTGLDGIGGVSVLASDTFAGDDGSGKRKKLPAVQVGDPFTEKVLIECCLELFQEGIVVGIQDLGGAGLSCATSELASAGDGGMHVYLERVPLRATGMTPAEILSSESQERMCAVVAPENVDAFMAVCEKWDVIASEIGEVTEGDRLVITWNDEVVVDVPPRTVAHEGPVYNRPIERPADQDALIANGPESLARPTEAADILKTVVTMAASPNLSSRRWVTQQYDRYVRGGTVLAQPSDAGMIRIDEETNRGIALATDCNGRFTKLDPYAGAQLALAEAFRNVSVSGATPIAVSDCLNFGSPEDPAVMWQFERAIQGIIDGCRELGIPVTGGNVSFYNQTGSTAILPTPVIGVLGVIDDVRRRIPTGIGAEAGESLLLLGDTRDEFGGSEWAHHVHGHLGGVPPKVDLARERLLGEVLLAGSRDGMVSAAHDLSDGGLAQALVEACLIGETGARVFLDGDLDAFTQLFSESAGRVLVAVPRSEELRFTDMCTARQLPWRKVGVVDPESGSLEFQDLGALPLDELRTAWEGTLPALFD
- a CDS encoding NAD-dependent epimerase/dehydratase family protein is translated as MRILVLGGTVFLSKAVAAESVRRGHEVLCAARGTTGAVPDGAELVVVDRDRPGALEVLRGEHFDAVVDVAKMSVNWVREALHVLGDSAPHWTFVSSCSVYQDHSKAGQSVESPTLPPLEDDPSAPFDANRYGSVKVASEHAVLDAVGDRAFVLRAGLITGPGDPSDRFGYWPARMSQGGQVAVPDAPDQAASHVDVRDLAAWIVDSAENRLVGTFDGTGPSEPLSFFLGEIAGAVAPQGTELVRVPLDVLERLRIAPWAGPRSMPLWLTDSHLAMMFRDARPAMAAGLRVRSVGDTARDSLAYEYELGIDRVRRAGLTASEEYELLSAL
- a CDS encoding ABC transporter substrate-binding protein translates to MRAPALLFAALLLTACAPVDEATPPSGPTAVDGVPCTKDDLTTLAKGKFTFGTDQPVYPPWYQDDDPTSGKGFESAVAYAVAEQLGYAKADVAWVRVPFNAAIQPGAKTYDANLTEFSITEERKQAVDFSAPYYTVAQAVIALKTAPVASAKSVEELRKAKIGAQVGTTSFTAAKRLVAEQDIAVYNTNDDAKAALRAGQVEALVVDLPTAFFITSAEMEDAAIVGQIPAGDGKPEQFGIVLDKGSKLTGCVSTAVEALRSRGRLAEIETQWLTTEGKAPELK
- the purS gene encoding phosphoribosylformylglycinamidine synthase subunit PurS produces the protein MARVVVDVMPKPEILDPQGQAVANALPRLGFQGITSVRQGKHFELEVDDSVDDATLEKIAETFLANPVIEDWVVRRVDA
- the purQ gene encoding phosphoribosylformylglycinamidine synthase subunit PurQ, whose translation is MSVRVGVITFPGTLDDVDAARAARYAEAEAVPLWHGDPDLKGVDAVIVPGGFSYGDYLRCGAIARFAPVMDSVIEAAGKGMPVLGICNGFQILCEAGLLPGALIRNSGLHFVCKDQWLKVENNTTAWSSRYEIGAEILVPLKSGEGGYQASQSTVDELEGEGRVVFRYVGDNPNGSRDGIAGVTSANGRVVGLMPHPEHAIDALTGPTDDGLGMFLSLMDSVVPADVRISAEAVKTQ
- a CDS encoding amino acid ABC transporter ATP-binding protein: MGEPVLSVRGLVKQYGTTTVLDGVDLDVHEHEVVVLIGSSGSGKSTLLRCANLLEEIDDGRVLLDGEDVSDPRVDADRARRAMGIVFQAFNLFPHMSVLDNVTLAPRVVHGVPRDVADDRARDLLSRVGLADRAGSYPDRLSGGQQQRVAIARALAYDPRLLLFDEITSALDPELVGEVLALVRELAGQGRTILMATHEMGFAKQVADRVCFLDGGKLIESGPPDQVLGDPAHERTRRFLRRIIDAGRL
- a CDS encoding phosphoribosylaminoimidazolesuccinocarboxamide synthase, whose amino-acid sequence is MPKLADYQQVAVGKVRSLHAVDDELLLLVASDRISAYDHVLSTGIPDKGRVLTAMSVFWFEQLADVVPNHLVAHDDERIPAEVRGRALLVKRLEMVQVECVARGYLTGSGMSDYRRTGAVCGVELPPGLVEADELAEPIFTPATKAELGSHDENVSFEAVSADVGPELANQLRDTTLAAYREGRDFARKRGIVLADTKFEFGHDKDGVLVLGDEVLTPDSSRYWPADTYRPGRVQPSFDKQIVRDWLTSPASGWDRASDTPPPALPDEVVATTRASYIEAYERISGRSFADWIS
- a CDS encoding amino acid ABC transporter permease, yielding MISDLQRERLAYRRSRSRRSTAVALVSTVVFAAVLWFSVTSAPGWPRVRLSFFSLATAWRTLPAILDGLWLNIRVLVVAEVLILVLALGIAALRTLRGPVWFPLRALATGYVDLFRGLPLIICLYLVGFGLPGLRLSGVPNDPVLLGGFALVLVYSAYVAEVFRAGIESIHPSQLAAARSLGLNHRKTMRLVVLPQAIRRVLPALLNDFVALQKDCGLISVLGAVDAVRAAQIESAGAYNFTPYVVAGLLFVLLAVPSGRLADWVSRRAARRQGA